A stretch of Apis cerana isolate GH-2021 linkage group LG1, AcerK_1.0, whole genome shotgun sequence DNA encodes these proteins:
- the LOC107992944 gene encoding eukaryotic translation initiation factor 6 — translation MAVRVQFENNNEVGVFSKLTNSYCLVAIGGSENFYSVFEAELAETIPVIHASVAGCRIIGRLCVGNKNGLLVPNTTTDTELQHIRNSLPDKVKVQRVEERLSALGNVIACNDYVALVHPDLDRETEEILADTLNVEVFRQTVASNVLVGSYSVLSNQGGLVHPKTSIQDQDELSSLLQVPLAAGTVNRGSDVIAAGMVVNDWVSFCGMDTTSTELSVIESVFKLNEAAPAAITSTMRASLIESMS, via the exons atgGCGGTACGTGtgcaattcgaaaataataatgaagtcGGAGTTTTCTCCAAGTTGACAAATTCTTATTGCCTCGTAGCAATTGGTGGTTCTGAGAATTTTTACAG TGTGTTTGAGGCAGAATTAGCTGAAACTATACCTGTAATACACGCATCAGTTGCAGGATGTCGTATAATTGGACGATTATGCGTTG gaaataaaaatggattgtTGGTTCCAAATACGACGACAGACACAGAATTACAGCACATTCGAAATTCACTGCCAGATAAGGTTAAAGTACAAAGAGTAGAAGAAAGATTATCTGCCTTGGGTAATGTTATTGCCTGTAACGATTATGTGGCTTTAGTACATCCTGATCTTGATAGA GAAACGGAAGAAATTTTAGCAGATACATTGAATGTAGAAGTATTTAGACAAACTGTGGCAAGTAATGTTTTAGTAGGATCATATTCTGTATTATCAAATCAAGGTGGATTAGTTCATCCAAAAACATCCATACAAGATCAAGATGAATTGTCATCTTTGTTACAAGTGCCACTTGCT gCAGGTACAGTAAATAGAGGCAGTGACGTTATAGCTGCAGGAATGGTTGTAAATGATTGGGTGTCCTTTTGTGGTATGGATACAACTTCAACAGAACTTTCAGTTATTGAAAGTGTTTTTAAACTTAATGAAGCTGCACCAGCTGCCATTACATCAACTATGCGTGCATCACTTATAGAAAG taTGTCTTAA